Part of the Gramella sp. Hel_I_59 genome, AATATTCATACACACCACCAATATTTGCGGTCACGTGACCCATATAACGATTGTACTGTGAAAGTACCTGCCCATAAAGATCATCAAGATCATCGTAATCCTTACCATCTTCAGCAGTCCACTCGATCAATTTAGGAACGATCCTCTTCAGGTTTTTGATTCCGTATTCGCTGGCAAGCATTGCGTCATCACCAAGATCTTCAGTTTGAGAACTTGGATCTATCACGCCACTTTGCTGTCTTCCGAAGCGATATTTAGCATCTCCTGCATGTTTCAGGATCCACTGGTCAAGAATTTCTTTTTCTTCTTTTCCTTCTTTGTCAAGAATAGGTCTGTAACCCCATTCGATCGCATACTTATCATATGGCCCGATCTCTGGCATCAAAGCTACATCACCATCTTCTGGCTGCGCTATATAGTTGAAACGGGCATAATCCATAATAGATGGAGCTGTTCCAAATTCTTTCGTGAATTCTGGATCTCTAAGGTCTTCCACAGCGTAAGCAACACTACTTCCCATGTTATGAGGTAAACCTAAAGTATGTCCCACTTCGTGAGAGGAAACAAAACGAATAAGTCTTCCCATCACTTCATCCTTAAAGGCAACTCCCTGCGCATCTTCATTGATGGCAGCGGTTTGTACGAAGAACCAGTTTCTAAGAAGAGTCATTACGTTGTGATACCAGTTGATATCGGACTCAAGAATTTCTCCTGAACGTGGATCACTTACGTGAGGTCCGTTTGCGTTTGGAATTGGAGAAGCAAGGTATCTTACTGTAGAATATCTTACATCTTCAGGACTCCAGTCCGGATCTTCTTCTACTGTTGGAGCATCCTTGGCAATAATAGCCTTTTTAAAACCTGCTGCTTCAAAAGCAACCTGCCAGTCTTCGATTCCCTGCTTAATAAATGGAACCCATTGCTCTGGAGTTGCGCGGTCGATATAGTATACGATCTGTTCTTTTGGTTCAACCAGTTCCCCATTTTTAAACTTCTCGATATCCTCGTCCTTCACTTCAAGTCTCCAGCGATCAAGATATTCTACCGTCTCACTTTTTTGAGCTGCAAGACCATAATCTGTTTGCTCTGTAGTGAACCATCCAACACGCTCATCAAAATATCTTCTTTCCATAGGAACTTCTGGAAGTAAGATCATCGAGTTACTGAATTCTAAAGAAATAGAACCGAGACTCTCATTAGATGGTGGATCACCAGCATTATAAGTCTTTACGTGTCTAATTTCTATGTTTTCTGGATAAGATCTAATTGTATCGATATAAGATCTATTATCATCTAATCTGGAAACTTTGTACTGTTTCCTGGTTCTGTCTGGCAATCCAAGCGCCTGGACATCCTTTGTATAAAGATCTGTAACATCGATGACAGTGGACTTAGAGATACTGTCTTTTCCTACAGTCTTGATATCAAAAGATTCAACGATAGGCTCAAAGTTAGAGTTTACTACCGCCTCGTGTACTGGAAGAGAATCTGCAGCATAGATATCATAAGATACTACTCTTAGTAGTACCTTATTACCTTTTTTCTGCCATCTGTGAACCTGAGTATTTTGTTTTCCACCACCAAAACCAATTCCATTTGCAGTCTTAGCGATTCTTGTAACGGTAAGCATTTCGCGGTTAAAAAGGCTGTCTGGAATTTCGTAGAAGTACTTTTCATCAACCTTATGAACGGTGAACAGACCTTCGTCTGATTTCGCATCCTTGGTGATCACCTTTGCGTAAGGCTTCATTCCATCTTTATCCTTCTTGGATTCTTCAGATGAAGCAGTTTTAGCATCCTTATTATCCTGTTTCTGAAAAACAGCACAACTGGAAACCGATAACGAAAGGGCGATAAGCATAAGCTTAAAGCTCTGATTCTTAATCATAAATAGTTTGTTTTTAGTTAATAAGTTGAGCAGAAAGTAAAGATCTCATATTCGTGAATAGGGTAAACCTTTAGCCTTCCGCAGTTTTAGGACTAGCAAATTCCTGAAAGGTTTAAAATTAAGTTAAAAGAATTTATAGTACTGAAGGAATCAAATTTAATAGCTGTTTTGCTATATTTAATTGATTTTAGAACTAAAGCAACTCAAATTATGGAAGAAATAGTAAAAATGGTCTCAGAAAAAGCCGGAATCTCTGAATCTCAGGCAAAAATAGCTGTACAGGTGGTTTCTGGAATTTTAAAGGACAGAATGCCTGAAACTATGTCGAAACATCTTGATTCTTACCTAAAAGGTGATGGAGAAGCTGGGAATATTAGCGATATGGCTGGGAAGCTTGGAGGAATGTTCGGAAAATAGGAACTTCTGGAGTATCCAATAACAAAAAAAAGAGGCTGAAAAGCCTCTTTTTTTTAAAAATAATTTTCAGAATCTAAGCAATCTTGATGCTAAGAACTTCACCTTCTTTATACACTTCGATCATTTTGTGCTTCCGAAGAGATTTTAAGGCTTTATCCCATTTCTTATTGCTCAATCCACTTCTCTCTTTCACTAAATTCATATCATGAACCTGGTCATCTTTCAATAAGGTATAAACCGACTTTTCTTCTTCTGAAAGTTCGACCTGTTTCTTTTCAGGTTTCATTTGAGGGAAAAACAATACTTCCTGTATCGACTGGTTGTTGGTTAAGAACATGATCAACCGGTCCATCCCGATTCCAAGTCCCGATGTTGGAGGCATTCCGTATTCCAGTGCGCGAAGAAAATCATTATCGATAAACATCGCCTCATCATCTCCTTTTTCTGATAGTTTCAATTGCTCTTCAAAGCGTTCTCTCTGGTCGATAGGATCGTTTAACTCGGAGTATGCATTTGCGATCTCCTTACCACAAACCATCAATTCAAAACGTTCTGTAAGCTCAGGGTTATCGCGATGAGTCTTACAAAGTGGACTCATCTCCTTAGGATAATCTGTGATGAAAGTTGGCTGTATAAAGTTTCCTTCACACTTTTCTCCAAAGATCTCATCGATCAGTTTTCCTTTACCCATCGTTTCGTCTACATCGATGCCCATTTTAGTGGCTGCCTCATATAGCTCTTTTTCAGATTTCTCGGTAATATCAAAATCAGTAAACTGTTTGATAGCATCCGTCATCGTAACCCGTTTGTACGGAGCTTTGAAATCTACGTTATGCTTTCCGAAGGTAGCTTCAGTTTTACCATTCACCGCCATGGCGCAATGCTCGAGCAGGTTTTCGGTAAATTCCATCATCCAATTATAATCCTTATAAGCCACGTAAATTTCCATTGCCGTGAATTCAGGATTGTGAGTTCTATCCATCCCTTCATTTCTGAAGTTTTTAGAAAACTCATATACACCATCAAATCCACCAACAATCAATCTTTTAAGATATAGCTCGTTCGCAATTCTTAAGTATAGTGGTATATCCAAGGCGTTATGATGCGATACAAAAGGTTTTGCAGCTGCTCCACCTGGAATTGGCTGAAGTATTGGCGTTTCAACTTCAAAATATCCTTTGTCATTAAAGAAATTTCGCATTGCATTGAAAAGTTTCGTACGCTTTACAAAAACCTCTTTCACCTTAGGATTTACCGCAAGATCTGCATAACGTTGTCTATAGCGGTGTTCAGGATCTGTAAAACCATCGTAGGTATTCCCGTCCTTATCTGTTTTTGGAAGTGGAAGTGGTCGCAATGACTTACTCAACAGGTGAAAATCTTTCACCATAACGGTCATTTCTCCTACCTGAGTTTTGAATAACTCTCCCTCAATTCCTATAAAATCGCCAATATCAAGCCATTTTTTATAGAAATCATTGTATTTCGCTTTATCATCACCAGTACAAATTTCGTCACGGTTAAAATACACCTGTATCTTACCATTGGAATCCTGAAGTTCAGCAAAAGATGCTTTCCCCTGGATCCTTCTTGACATAAGTCTTCCGGCGATCACCACCTTTTTACCTTCAGCAAATTCTTCCTTGATCTTTGTGGTAGTATGATCTACCGGGAAAAGATCGGCTGGATATGGATTAATTCCGGCTTTGCGTATCGCCGATAATTTCTCACGTCTAATTTGTTCCTGTTCTGATAACTGCTGCATATAATTTTTTTTATGCATTCAACAAAAATGCGGATGCAAATATAGTGACTATCAGCCTGCCATACAATGCAATTAAAAGCCGAAATAATAATTCTATCTTTGCCTCTATAATTAGTGAAAATGAGTATTTGGAGAGTAATTCTATCAGTATTATTTCCCCCGCTGGCAGTTTATGATCGCGGTTGTGGTTCAATTTTAATCGTACTAATACTTACGCTGCTGGGATGGGTTCCCGGAGTAATTGCAGCGCTCATTATATTAAATAATCCCAAGTCTTAAAATATGAATAAGGAAGTTGAAGTTAGAAACCTGGGCAGCAAGGATTATAAGGAAACCTGGGATTACCAGGAGCAACTGTTTAAGGATACTCTGGATCAAAAGATCAGGAACAGAAGGCAGAATGAAAATATCGCTACCCGAAATTATTTGCTGTTGGTGGAGCATCCTCATGTTTATACATTAGGAAAAAGCGGAGATCATACCAATCTACTTTTGACTGAAGAGCAATTGGAGAAAAAGAATGCCAGTTTTTACAAGATCAATAGAGGAGGGGATATAACCTATCATGGGCCGGGACAGATAGTTGGCTACCCCATTCTTGACCTCGATAATTTCTTCACTGATATTCATAAATACCTGAGATTACTTGAAGAGATGGTAATCCTCACACTGGCTGAATATGGAATAAAATCTGAAAGAAGCCCTGGAGAAACCGGCGTCTGGCTGGATGTGGGAACTCCATTTGCGAGAAAGATATGTGCTATGGGTGTTAGGGCTAGCAGATGGGTAACCATGCATGGTTTTGCCCTGAACGTGAACGCAGATCTTGGCTATTTTGATCATATTATTCCGTGCGGAATTAAAGATAAAGCCGTTACATCCTTAAATGTAGAGTTAGGTCAGAAAGAAGTTGCTATGGCTGAAGTTCAGCAAAAACTGATGAAACATTTCAGTCAGTTATTCGAAGCTGAGTTGGTTTAAGATTATAGCTTATACAGCAGAATCTCATTATCTCCACCTTTAACGATCATTTCCAGGCGTTTATCCAGATCTGCGTTTGCAAGATCAACTTCAGAAGTTCCATATACTGGAAAGCCTGGAAGTAATTCAGCATTATCATTAAATACATAGACCTTCTTGGCCTGGGTGTCGGTAATACTTACATAAGTTTTGCGTCCGATTTGAAATAGCTGCGGATTGGTATACAATCCAAAATCAAGACTTACGCTGGCATTATTGATCATCAGTTCGTTTTCATTCAGGTAGACCAGATGGTTTTCAGTTGCCACCAAACGATTGTTTTCTGCAAGGTCAAGGTTTTTCAAATCAACTTTTCCATTTTGATCCACCTTTATCAGGTTACCTTCAGGTTGAGTAGTGATAAAATCAGATTTATAGCCATACCATTCATTTTCAGAGGTGTTAAAATTATTCGAGGTAGGAACACGAATGCTACCCTGCCGACTCAGGATTTGTAGTCTACCCGATTCTTCCTGAATCAGGATATAATCTTTGTTTCCAAGGCGAATATGCTTCGGAGCTTTGGTTATGGTGCTTTTTGTTCCGTCGAAATCAAAACCTTTAATACTATTACCTTTTGGTCCAAGGATGTAGACTTTATTATTCTGGGTGAGCACAAACCTGTATTTCCTGTTGTTATCGTAATCAAATACTGCCAGTGGCTGCGTTAGCGGATCATTAAACTTTTTAGGAAACGGTTGTACATCGCGGCCTTTTCGATCCAACACTTCAAGTTGAAAGCCGGTGGAAAAAGCAAGTTGTTTATTGCCATTTTTAAAAAGATCAATTTCGTGCACTTTTCCTGAAATTTGACTATCCAGTTGTTTGGACCAGAACATGCTGCCTTTGTTGGAATACAGGCTGAGTTGATTTCCCGTATCCTCCACAAGAATATCCATCTGGTCTGTTTCATGATTCCGGAAGAATTGAAGAATTCCTACTATAGGTTGGCTGGTGGTAATTGTAGCGATCTGTTCAGCGCCTTTGGAAAGTCTGTCGGCCTCCGTTGGTTCTGCGATAATACCGTGTAGATGATCATATTTTTCTTCTGAAATCACCTGAAATGCAGCCAGGCTACCTTTTTTGAAGTCGGATTCATTAGCGATCCCCAATTCCTTCGCTGCGGAAATATTTGTTATCGCAAGCATGCTTGATTCAGATGACAGCGAATTCATCATTCTAACGTATTGAGGATTTTCTGATAGCGTCTTGCTATTTTGAAAATTGACGATTGACTCTTTGAGAACGGAGATTTCTTCAGAGGCAATTATAAAATGATCAATGAATATAAAGTGTCCTGAACTTAGATTAACTTCAGAATTTAGCAACAATTCTGGCACAGCAAAACTTCCCTTAAAAATATCTATTTCCCGGAATCGTTCACTAAGCTCATAATCGTGGAACAGTAGGTTTTTAACTAGTTCGGTATCAATTGCATTCCAAATACGGACATTTCCGGTTTTAAGCTTGATGCTTGAAATATCACTTACTTTATCCAGAAAGTCCAGATTAGCGGTTGTATCCTTGCTTTGAAGTTTAAGCCCTGAACTCATAGAAACTATAGAAATAAAGTCTTCCGGGCAAAATCTGGCCACTTCATGTTTAAAGTCGGTTACAGGGGCAAAGTTTTTAGAGGCTTCGGAATTAGTATGTATTGAAATTCCGTTGTATACAAGTTCAGATTCATTCGCATGCAGATCCAGTACATTCCAGTTTCCTTTTTTCTTCGGAAGATCTATCTCGGAGAACATTTCAGAAAAGAACATTACATTCGTATTATCTGAATAGATCAAAGAGGTCTTTTTTGGATCTGAAGCATCCAATGCTTTCTGGAATTCCTGCGAATTAGATTTCTTACTGCGCTTAGCCTGAACGATCGCATGTTTACTTTTACTGAAGATGCTGAAATTGGCAATTTCACGGTGATAAAATTCAGAATTTTCCAGTTTCACCTTCTTATATTGAATATCTTCTTCATTGAAAGTTTCCACCTGTTTGTTTTGAATACTATCCAGCATCAGGGAAGTGGAATCTTTCTGAATAATCAAAACTATATGTTTAGATCCTATACTGTCAACATGTATATAAAGAATGGTTTCTCTTTCAGAATTAATATACCTTAAAAGCTCTCTGGGTTGATTCATCAAATCCTTCAGGTCTCCACTTTTCAAAGTAGTTTCATGTTCCATCAGATCTTTTTCAAGTTGTTCGCTGGAAGGAGAAACGAAGATCACTTCCGCAGAATCAGGTATAAGATCTGTGTTAATCAGATTACTATCAGAATCTTCTGCACAGGAAATAAGGAGCAGGCAGAAAATAAGACTTAGAAACTTGTTCATATATAATAGGTAGGCTTACAAAAATATAAACTTAGAATTCAATCTTCAATTGATCGGGGAGGAGTTTAAAACTTTTCCGGTGATATTTGGTAATACCATACTTTTCGATAGCTGCACGATGTTCCCTGGTAGGGTACCCCTTATTCTTTTTCCAATTGTACATAGGGAATTCTTCATGGATCTTTTCCATATACTCATCGCGGTGGGTTTTTGCCAGAACAGAAGCCGCTGCAATGCTAAGAAACTTACCATCACCTTTTATAATGCACTCGTGTGGTATGGAGTCCAGGGGTTTAAATCTGTTTCCATCAACAATAATACAATCTGGTTTGGTCTTCAATTTTATGATAGACCTCTGCATCGCCGTAATTGATGCGTTCAAAATATTTACTTCATCGATTTCTTCCATAAAAACATGGGTCACTGCAAAATCGAAGGAATTTTCATGAATTAGATTTCTTAAAAGGTTCCTATTTTTTAGACTCAGGACCTTGGAATCATTCAAAAGCTTGTTTTTAAAGTTCTTAGGTAAAATGATGGCAGCAGCAGTGACAGGCCCTGCGAGGCAGCCCCGTCCGGCTTCATCGGTTCCCGCCACAAGTTTTGATTTATCATAAGATTTTAGCATATGCATTTAAGAATGTAATCTTTTAACAAATTTACGGCTTCAGCATGCAGTGAAATTCCACGTTTTCACTGAGCCTGTTAAAATTTTAATAAGTTAAAGTGTAAGTTTTTTTGGTATGTTAAGGATTTATTAGCATTTTTGACGCAGGCTAATTCAAATTTAACGAAATAATGAAAAAAAGATTACATGGATTTCTAACGCTGTTACTGGTGTTAGTCGTGCAAATTGGTTTTGCACAGGACAAAACAGTTTCTGGAACTGTTTACGATGATGATGGTTTGCCATTACCGGGAACAACAGTAGTTGTTGAGGGTACCTCTGTAGGGACTCAAACCGATTTTGATGGTAAATACTCAATAATTGCAGCCGAAGGTTCAACCTTGAACTTTAGCTTTCTAGGTTATACTGCGCAATCTGTGCCAGTTGGGGCTCAAAATGTGATCAATGTATCGATGAGCGTAGATCAGGGAGCATTAGGCGAAGTTGTGGTATTAGGTTACAGAACCTCTACTAAAGAGAAGTCTTCAGTTTCTTCTGTTACCGTAACTGCTAAAAGTATTGAAAACAGGCCTAACGCTAGTTTCGTGCAAACACTATCTGGTCAGGTAGCCGGTTTAAATATTACCACTAATTCAGGTCAGCCTGGAGCAAGTTCTGTGGTGAACTTACGTGGTGTAAATTCTATCAACGGTAATACATCACCTTTATTTATTATTGATGGTGCTCCTGTAGATGGGGATAACTTCCGTAGTTTGAACCCACAGGATATCGCTTCCGTCTCAGTATTAAAGGATGCCGGTGCAACTGCTATCTACGGTAACAGAGGTGCGAACGGTGTTGTAATTGTTGAAACTAGAAGAGGTGGTTATAATTCTCCTTTAAAAATTAATTACACTGGTATTCTTGGTGTAAGTACACTACAGGATAATGATTATGATCTATTAAGTTCTCCAGAGCAATTAAGGCTAGAGAGAACTTATGGGAATGGTTTGGGTACTACTTTAACAGATCAAGAAATTGCTGCTACCGAGACTACAGATTGGGCGGGTTATTTCTTTAGAGATGCACTTACTAAAAACCATACTTTGAACTTTTCTAGCGGTGGTGCAAAAACTACTCAATTTACCTCTCTTGGATATTCTGATGTTGAAGGTATTTTGGGAGGATCAAATCTTCAGAGGTTCAATGTTCGCTCTAACGTTGCAGGACGTAGTGAAAATGATAAATTCAATTATGGTCTTAATTTAACTGCGAACTATTCGCAGAATAATGAGCCAAATGCAATTGGTGGAAGTGGAATCAACCAGAACTATGTTCTTGGTGCGTATCAGGCCGCTCCTTATATTTCTCCTAATGATTATACTAATGGAGCAGCATTACTTTCCCCTCTAAGTTTTACTAACACTCCTTTATTCCTAATTGATAAGTTAAAAACTTTTACAAGACTGGAAGAAGAAGTGAAACTTGTAGGTAGTTTTAATGCTTCTTATGAGATTTTCGATGATCTTACTGCAGGAATCGTTGCAAGTGCAGATTATAATAGTGAATTTTTCACTAGCGCAACTGCTCCTGATTCTTTCAATGGTTTGTTATTTGGTGGTGGTGCGAACCCAACTGCTGGAGATCAATCTCAACAGAGCAGAAGAGTGTTTACCTTTAATAATGTGACATCATTAAATTATACTAAAGATATTGGAGATCATACTTTTGGTATTGGAGCATATTTAGAGTATTTCAAAGCTCATTTAAGAACATTTGGATATACTGCAGAGGGACTTGATCCTAAAACTTTCTCTCCTGGAGATGGTTCTGGTTTTGTAGATGATAACTCTGACAATGATTTCTTTGTAGATCAAGCTAATGCGAATATCTTAAATGCAGGACTGTTCTCATATTTTGGAACACTTGATTGGGATTATGATGGAAGATATGGTTTATCTGGTTCTATAAGACGCGATGCATCTTATAGATTTGCTGAAAGTAACCGTTA contains:
- a CDS encoding zinc-dependent metalloprotease produces the protein MIKNQSFKLMLIALSLSVSSCAVFQKQDNKDAKTASSEESKKDKDGMKPYAKVITKDAKSDEGLFTVHKVDEKYFYEIPDSLFNREMLTVTRIAKTANGIGFGGGKQNTQVHRWQKKGNKVLLRVVSYDIYAADSLPVHEAVVNSNFEPIVESFDIKTVGKDSISKSTVIDVTDLYTKDVQALGLPDRTRKQYKVSRLDDNRSYIDTIRSYPENIEIRHVKTYNAGDPPSNESLGSISLEFSNSMILLPEVPMERRYFDERVGWFTTEQTDYGLAAQKSETVEYLDRWRLEVKDEDIEKFKNGELVEPKEQIVYYIDRATPEQWVPFIKQGIEDWQVAFEAAGFKKAIIAKDAPTVEEDPDWSPEDVRYSTVRYLASPIPNANGPHVSDPRSGEILESDINWYHNVMTLLRNWFFVQTAAINEDAQGVAFKDEVMGRLIRFVSSHEVGHTLGLPHNMGSSVAYAVEDLRDPEFTKEFGTAPSIMDYARFNYIAQPEDGDVALMPEIGPYDKYAIEWGYRPILDKEGKEEKEILDQWILKHAGDAKYRFGRQQSGVIDPSSQTEDLGDDAMLASEYGIKNLKRIVPKLIEWTAEDGKDYDDLDDLYGQVLSQYNRYMGHVTANIGGVYEYYKTYDQEGAVYTHVDAEKQERAMEFLQEQLFTTPEWMINQDIFNKIEFDGNIERIRGMQQRTLNNLLDFGRMARLMENEEINGKDAYSLLDMMTDLRKGLWSEVYNGRSIDRYRRNLQRAYVEKMGELMTEEQDEIPARYRSWVTRSNVNVAQSDIRPVVRGELTTLQRQLRNTANSGDTLTRYHKQDLLKRIDLILNPMK
- the lysS gene encoding lysine--tRNA ligase is translated as MQQLSEQEQIRREKLSAIRKAGINPYPADLFPVDHTTTKIKEEFAEGKKVVIAGRLMSRRIQGKASFAELQDSNGKIQVYFNRDEICTGDDKAKYNDFYKKWLDIGDFIGIEGELFKTQVGEMTVMVKDFHLLSKSLRPLPLPKTDKDGNTYDGFTDPEHRYRQRYADLAVNPKVKEVFVKRTKLFNAMRNFFNDKGYFEVETPILQPIPGGAAAKPFVSHHNALDIPLYLRIANELYLKRLIVGGFDGVYEFSKNFRNEGMDRTHNPEFTAMEIYVAYKDYNWMMEFTENLLEHCAMAVNGKTEATFGKHNVDFKAPYKRVTMTDAIKQFTDFDITEKSEKELYEAATKMGIDVDETMGKGKLIDEIFGEKCEGNFIQPTFITDYPKEMSPLCKTHRDNPELTERFELMVCGKEIANAYSELNDPIDQRERFEEQLKLSEKGDDEAMFIDNDFLRALEYGMPPTSGLGIGMDRLIMFLTNNQSIQEVLFFPQMKPEKKQVELSEEEKSVYTLLKDDQVHDMNLVKERSGLSNKKWDKALKSLRKHKMIEVYKEGEVLSIKIA
- a CDS encoding YqaE/Pmp3 family membrane protein; its protein translation is MSIWRVILSVLFPPLAVYDRGCGSILIVLILTLLGWVPGVIAALIILNNPKS
- the lipB gene encoding lipoyl(octanoyl) transferase LipB, whose protein sequence is MNKEVEVRNLGSKDYKETWDYQEQLFKDTLDQKIRNRRQNENIATRNYLLLVEHPHVYTLGKSGDHTNLLLTEEQLEKKNASFYKINRGGDITYHGPGQIVGYPILDLDNFFTDIHKYLRLLEEMVILTLAEYGIKSERSPGETGVWLDVGTPFARKICAMGVRASRWVTMHGFALNVNADLGYFDHIIPCGIKDKAVTSLNVELGQKEVAMAEVQQKLMKHFSQLFEAELV
- a CDS encoding ribonuclease HII; this encodes MLKSYDKSKLVAGTDEAGRGCLAGPVTAAAIILPKNFKNKLLNDSKVLSLKNRNLLRNLIHENSFDFAVTHVFMEEIDEVNILNASITAMQRSIIKLKTKPDCIIVDGNRFKPLDSIPHECIIKGDGKFLSIAAASVLAKTHRDEYMEKIHEEFPMYNWKKNKGYPTREHRAAIEKYGITKYHRKSFKLLPDQLKIEF
- a CDS encoding SusC/RagA family TonB-linked outer membrane protein, which gives rise to MKKRLHGFLTLLLVLVVQIGFAQDKTVSGTVYDDDGLPLPGTTVVVEGTSVGTQTDFDGKYSIIAAEGSTLNFSFLGYTAQSVPVGAQNVINVSMSVDQGALGEVVVLGYRTSTKEKSSVSSVTVTAKSIENRPNASFVQTLSGQVAGLNITTNSGQPGASSVVNLRGVNSINGNTSPLFIIDGAPVDGDNFRSLNPQDIASVSVLKDAGATAIYGNRGANGVVIVETRRGGYNSPLKINYTGILGVSTLQDNDYDLLSSPEQLRLERTYGNGLGTTLTDQEIAATETTDWAGYFFRDALTKNHTLNFSSGGAKTTQFTSLGYSDVEGILGGSNLQRFNVRSNVAGRSENDKFNYGLNLTANYSQNNEPNAIGGSGINQNYVLGAYQAAPYISPNDYTNGAALLSPLSFTNTPLFLIDKLKTFTRLEEEVKLVGSFNASYEIFDDLTAGIVASADYNSEFFTSATAPDSFNGLLFGGGANPTAGDQSQQSRRVFTFNNVTSLNYTKDIGDHTFGIGAYLEYFKAHLRTFGYTAEGLDPKTFSPGDGSGFVDDNSDNDFFVDQANANILNAGLFSYFGTLDWDYDGRYGLSGSIRRDASYRFAESNRYATFWSVAGRWNIHNEAFMNGSVFDALKLRGSYGTAGNQRITGTTYFSGPDLTKNFFATGSGYGGQNSIFLSQIANTTLKWETVTSGNLGLDFELFSSRLRGSVDAYYKETTDLFQSTPVSAINAITSINANVGSLSNKGLDLTLNYDIFRSLEEGGFNMNVSLVGNYNETEILDLPADDGIIEGIGREGGKLYEYYTIRYAGVNPINGNALFYTADGEVTENPNADTDRVWLDKNIYPDYNGSFGVNMDYKGFFVQTQFNYVIGVDRYDFDLSGFQDPTSIGQFRSSSDLLDAWTPDNRVTNIPSLNATNIGVYGSDRYITDADFLRIRFATIGYSLPRTYLDTMGLTALRVFVQGENLATFSKWRGFDAEAQSNTSRIYPTPRTVSLGLEIGL